From a single Pseudobutyrivibrio xylanivorans genomic region:
- a CDS encoding bifunctional folylpolyglutamate synthase/dihydrofolate synthase, translating into MDNGFEFLKNLPHFVPPKSGGKRAADFFSLDAELALLKKLGNPHQDLKYIHVAGTNGKGSTSAFIASILKEAGLKVGLFTSPFLYAYNEMFRVNGNDISDEDFNRIFSCIKPAYDQLASEGIYPSEYEILTVMSFLYFKEMGCDIVVMEVSLGGRVDTTNVIPSPLVTVITPISYDHMTILGDTLAEIASEKAGIIKSGTVVVSAQQEEEVQQVLSKKCEGLTIELSYCPSATVLERSLSGQSFKLEDRDEVFETKLLGTYQIKNAALAIMAAEKLRGAGYDISKKAIVEGIRNTEWFGRFSLLQNNPPVIIDGGHNRQGAKVLADSLREYFPDKKITFILGILKDKEVDIMLDTLLPLAEQVFTVAVPNQRTMQPEDLAEMIQARGCKAEALTDADGISSVIQQAEVVCIAGSLYLPSGLVVD; encoded by the coding sequence TTGGATAATGGATTTGAGTTTTTAAAGAATCTTCCACATTTCGTTCCTCCAAAGTCAGGAGGAAAGAGGGCAGCAGATTTCTTTTCGCTGGATGCTGAGCTTGCGCTGCTTAAAAAGCTGGGCAATCCTCATCAGGACTTGAAATATATACATGTGGCAGGAACTAACGGAAAAGGTTCAACTTCAGCTTTTATCGCATCCATTCTCAAAGAGGCAGGTTTAAAGGTGGGGTTATTTACCTCACCTTTTTTGTATGCTTATAACGAGATGTTCAGGGTGAATGGAAATGATATTTCAGATGAGGATTTCAACAGGATTTTCTCATGTATAAAGCCGGCTTATGATCAGTTGGCCAGCGAGGGTATATATCCAAGCGAGTACGAAATACTTACTGTAATGTCCTTTTTATATTTCAAAGAAATGGGCTGCGACATCGTTGTGATGGAGGTTAGTCTGGGTGGAAGAGTGGACACAACCAATGTGATTCCTTCGCCTCTTGTAACGGTGATTACACCTATCAGCTATGATCACATGACGATTCTTGGAGACACCCTGGCAGAGATTGCATCTGAGAAAGCAGGTATAATAAAGTCTGGTACAGTGGTAGTTTCTGCCCAGCAGGAGGAAGAGGTACAGCAGGTACTTTCGAAAAAATGCGAAGGTCTTACTATAGAGTTGAGCTACTGCCCAAGTGCGACAGTTTTAGAACGCTCTTTGTCTGGTCAAAGCTTCAAGCTTGAAGACAGAGATGAGGTATTTGAGACAAAGCTACTTGGAACCTATCAGATTAAAAATGCTGCATTAGCAATTATGGCTGCCGAAAAACTTCGGGGCGCAGGCTATGATATTTCAAAGAAGGCAATTGTGGAAGGTATCAGAAATACAGAGTGGTTCGGTCGCTTTAGTCTTTTGCAAAATAATCCACCGGTGATTATCGATGGTGGGCATAATAGGCAGGGAGCAAAGGTTCTGGCAGACTCCCTGCGAGAATATTTTCCAGATAAAAAGATTACCTTTATTCTTGGAATCCTAAAGGATAAGGAAGTGGATATAATGCTTGATACATTGCTTCCTTTGGCAGAGCAAGTCTTTACAGTAGCAGTTCCAAATCAAAGGACTATGCAGCCTGAGGACTTGGCAGAGATGATTCAGGCGCGAGGATGCAAAGCAGAAGCGCTGACGGATGCAGATGGAATATCTTCGGTAATTCAGCAGGCTGAAGTTGTCTGCATAGCTGGCTCCTTGTATTTGCCTAGCGGTTTGGTAGTTGACTGA
- a CDS encoding sensor histidine kinase, whose amino-acid sequence MDLTAFLDPVKLQDTPRLFTAIAEWLAVFVYFNIYKRRHHDYIFVVQCVFTCIMLVLFQFVAGLLPLSLWIPTMIGAVLLMYLSLYLVLDIKPLDCGVITTHAFVLAEFAASLYKQLYVWLVYFMGQKQIMDSVMIMLVVYTLTYLIYFNFERGNIAPDRNLNISRKELISVVLTGVGAFIMSNISFISIRTPFSASENMLYVRTLVDFGGMLMLMTQMGRRNELTLKNESNEINQLFQKQYEQYKLAVDNSEALRKEMHDMKHYVMALKNEDDPARRAEVLEDMEQALAIQESFMNTGNKVLDVILTTKSLQCQKKNITLNAMVDGDLLSGIHVKDICSLFGNILDNAIEATQQIEDAEKRLITLSVRKRNQFIIVECENCSDASNVRFRSDQRRRIFRSNNLPKTSKGDNVKHGFGLKSINQVAEKYGGAMHCSYESGWFKVKVLLSNKK is encoded by the coding sequence ATGGATTTAACTGCATTCTTAGACCCTGTAAAGCTGCAGGATACCCCAAGATTATTTACCGCTATAGCTGAATGGCTGGCGGTTTTTGTTTATTTTAATATATACAAAAGACGTCATCACGACTACATCTTCGTGGTGCAGTGCGTGTTTACCTGTATTATGTTGGTTCTTTTCCAGTTTGTTGCAGGTCTTTTGCCGCTCTCACTTTGGATTCCAACCATGATTGGTGCTGTGCTGCTTATGTACTTATCTTTATATCTTGTGCTTGATATCAAGCCTTTAGACTGTGGAGTCATCACTACCCACGCCTTTGTTTTGGCGGAGTTTGCAGCCAGTCTCTATAAGCAGCTATACGTGTGGCTTGTATATTTCATGGGCCAGAAGCAAATTATGGATTCTGTAATGATAATGCTTGTGGTGTACACACTGACGTATCTTATCTATTTCAATTTCGAGCGTGGCAATATTGCTCCAGATAGAAATCTTAATATTAGTCGTAAGGAGCTTATAAGTGTTGTGCTTACTGGTGTTGGTGCATTTATCATGTCAAATATTAGTTTTATAAGCATCCGCACACCATTTTCAGCTTCGGAAAATATGCTTTATGTCCGAACCCTTGTCGACTTTGGAGGAATGCTCATGCTGATGACTCAGATGGGACGTCGAAACGAGCTCACCCTGAAAAATGAAAGTAATGAGATTAATCAGCTTTTCCAGAAGCAGTATGAGCAGTACAAGCTGGCTGTGGATAATTCCGAGGCACTCCGTAAGGAGATGCATGATATGAAGCACTATGTAATGGCACTTAAGAATGAGGATGACCCTGCACGCCGTGCTGAGGTTCTTGAGGATATGGAACAGGCACTGGCCATTCAGGAATCCTTTATGAATACTGGAAACAAGGTCTTGGATGTTATCCTTACCACAAAAAGCCTTCAGTGCCAGAAGAAGAACATTACATTAAATGCCATGGTAGATGGCGATTTGCTGTCGGGTATTCACGTTAAGGATATCTGTTCACTCTTTGGTAATATTCTTGATAATGCTATCGAGGCAACCCAACAGATTGAGGATGCTGAAAAGCGACTGATTACACTTTCAGTTAGAAAGCGAAACCAGTTTATCATTGTGGAGTGTGAGAATTGTTCCGATGCCTCAAATGTAAGATTTAGAAGTGATCAGAGAAGAAGAATTTTCAGAAGCAACAACCTTCCTAAGACCTCCAAGGGAGACAATGTAAAGCATGGTTTTGGACTTAAATCCATCAACCAGGTTGCCGAGAAATACGGCGGTGCCATGCATTGCTCCTATGAATCCGGATGGTTCAAGGTAAAAGTGTTGCTGTCGAATAAGAAATAG
- a CDS encoding methionine ABC transporter permease, producing the protein MWDSTVVNMILEGILQTIYMSVVSTFLGYVLGLPMGVLLTVSDKTGLKPNPVLYKVLDVISNLVRSVPFLILLILLIPFTRLVVGKSYGSTATIVPLVVSAAPYIARMVESSLKEVDAGVIEAAKSMGASNTQIVFKVLLVEARTSLITNATIALGTVFGYSAMAGVIGGGGLGDIAIRYGYYRYQADIMIVTVILLIALFQFFQNSGMAIAKKLDHKK; encoded by the coding sequence ATGTGGGATAGCACCGTTGTTAATATGATTTTAGAGGGAATACTACAGACCATTTACATGAGTGTAGTTTCCACATTTTTAGGATACGTTTTAGGACTTCCAATGGGAGTGCTCCTTACAGTTTCAGACAAGACAGGCTTAAAGCCAAACCCAGTTTTATACAAGGTTTTAGATGTGATTTCAAATCTGGTTCGTTCGGTACCATTTTTGATTTTGCTTATTTTGCTCATTCCATTCACAAGACTTGTAGTGGGAAAGTCTTATGGTAGCACAGCTACAATTGTACCACTTGTAGTTTCAGCGGCTCCTTACATTGCTCGTATGGTAGAGTCTTCCCTGAAGGAGGTTGATGCAGGTGTTATCGAGGCGGCAAAGTCAATGGGCGCAAGCAATACACAGATAGTTTTCAAGGTACTTCTTGTTGAGGCACGCACTTCGCTTATTACTAATGCTACAATAGCCCTTGGAACAGTATTTGGCTACTCAGCTATGGCAGGAGTCATTGGTGGAGGCGGACTTGGAGATATTGCAATACGCTATGGCTACTATCGTTATCAGGCAGACATCATGATTGTCACAGTTATTTTGCTTATTGCTCTTTTTCAATTTTTCCAGAACAGCGGAATGGCTATTGCCAAGAAACTGGATCACAAAAAATAA
- a CDS encoding glycoside hydrolase family 3 C-terminal domain-containing protein, translating into MDAKEIISKLTLMEKAALLSGKNEWESRDIPRLGINSITFSDGPHGLRRQEGAGDHLGLNASLPATCFPTAATVANSWDPEIGEEIGAALGEEAVAQNVDVLLGPGLNMKRSPLCGRNFEYFSEDPILAGKMAAAYVRGIQSQHIYSCPKHFAVNSREYRRMAMNAVVDERTLREIYLTAFEIAVKEGGAKTIMSAYNEVNGKYANENEHLLVDILRDEWGFDGIVVTDWGASNDHVAGVKCQSNVEMPNPGLDSARELIKAATEGEGRITEEEIDRAILPIIEAAIYFKENDHTKGFDKEAHHAIAKKAAINSAVLLKNDEDILPLKAGTTVCLKGPFVEKPRYQGSGSSQVNSTKVETIAEQIKNYDLKVVDDPEKADVVLFFFGLDEIAESEGGDRMSIDIPEYQIKELEGLTVFNKHIIGVMSAGSSVKMPWLGNLQALLHGYLTGQAGASALLDIITGKEIPTGKLTESYPFAYADCSIVNYADTEKRNLQYREGPFIGYRYYDTADVAVQFPFGYGLSYTTFEYSALTVSENGVKFTITNTGKRDGAEIAQLYVGKAESGLIRPKKELKGFKKVWIKAGESVEVEIPFDDKTFRYFSTVSNKWEVEAGQYQIYVGASVADIKLTGEISREGTITELPYDIEQLPSYKSGKVRNVHYEEFEKLYANPLPEEKVGPLDINDAFCQMENAKSGIGRLVYKILKKKLDQSYEKGIPDLNVMFIYNMPFRAMSKMTGGMVSREMTESIVTIFNGHFFRGLGGVIGGFFRNRRANAKYEARLHQND; encoded by the coding sequence ATGGACGCTAAAGAAATAATTTCAAAGCTTACATTGATGGAAAAAGCCGCTCTTTTGAGCGGTAAAAATGAGTGGGAATCACGCGACATCCCACGACTTGGTATAAATTCAATTACATTTTCGGACGGCCCTCACGGCCTTAGACGTCAGGAAGGTGCAGGAGATCATTTAGGACTTAATGCTTCACTTCCTGCCACCTGCTTCCCAACAGCAGCAACAGTTGCAAATAGCTGGGACCCAGAGATTGGTGAGGAGATTGGTGCAGCACTTGGCGAGGAGGCAGTGGCACAGAATGTTGATGTACTCCTTGGACCAGGACTTAATATGAAGCGCTCACCACTTTGTGGACGTAACTTTGAGTATTTCAGTGAGGATCCAATTCTTGCAGGAAAGATGGCTGCTGCTTACGTTCGTGGTATTCAGAGCCAGCACATTTATTCCTGCCCAAAGCACTTCGCAGTAAACTCTCGTGAGTATCGCAGAATGGCAATGAATGCAGTTGTTGATGAGCGTACACTTCGTGAGATTTACCTTACAGCATTTGAGATTGCTGTTAAGGAAGGCGGAGCAAAGACTATCATGTCTGCTTATAACGAGGTTAATGGCAAGTATGCTAATGAAAACGAGCATCTTCTTGTTGATATTCTTAGAGACGAGTGGGGCTTTGATGGAATCGTTGTAACAGACTGGGGCGCAAGCAACGACCATGTTGCAGGTGTTAAGTGCCAGTCAAATGTTGAGATGCCAAACCCTGGTCTTGATTCAGCAAGAGAGCTTATCAAGGCAGCTACTGAGGGTGAAGGTCGTATCACAGAGGAGGAGATTGATAGAGCAATCCTCCCAATCATTGAGGCAGCTATCTATTTCAAAGAGAACGATCATACAAAGGGCTTTGATAAGGAAGCACATCATGCAATCGCAAAGAAGGCAGCAATTAATTCAGCAGTTCTTCTCAAGAATGATGAGGATATTCTTCCTCTTAAGGCTGGCACAACAGTATGCCTTAAGGGACCTTTCGTAGAGAAGCCTCGCTACCAGGGCTCAGGAAGCTCACAGGTTAACTCAACAAAGGTTGAGACAATCGCAGAGCAGATTAAGAATTACGACCTTAAGGTTGTGGATGATCCTGAGAAGGCTGACGTTGTTTTATTCTTCTTCGGACTTGATGAAATTGCAGAGTCTGAGGGTGGCGACAGAATGTCAATTGATATTCCTGAGTATCAGATTAAGGAGCTTGAGGGACTTACAGTTTTTAACAAGCACATTATCGGTGTGATGTCTGCTGGTTCATCTGTAAAGATGCCTTGGCTTGGTAACTTACAGGCTCTTCTTCACGGATATCTTACAGGACAGGCTGGAGCATCAGCACTCCTTGATATCATCACAGGCAAGGAGATTCCTACAGGAAAGCTTACAGAGTCTTACCCATTCGCATATGCGGATTGTTCAATCGTAAATTACGCAGATACAGAGAAGAGAAATCTTCAGTATCGCGAGGGACCATTCATTGGATATCGTTATTACGATACAGCTGATGTTGCAGTTCAGTTCCCATTTGGATATGGTCTCAGCTATACAACCTTTGAGTATTCAGCACTTACTGTTTCAGAAAATGGAGTAAAGTTCACCATCACCAACACAGGCAAACGCGACGGTGCAGAGATTGCACAGCTTTATGTTGGTAAAGCAGAGTCAGGACTTATCCGTCCAAAGAAGGAGCTTAAGGGCTTCAAGAAGGTTTGGATTAAGGCAGGAGAGTCAGTAGAGGTTGAGATTCCATTTGATGACAAGACCTTCCGTTACTTCTCAACTGTTTCAAACAAGTGGGAGGTTGAAGCAGGCCAGTATCAGATTTATGTTGGAGCAAGTGTTGCTGATATCAAGCTCACTGGCGAAATCAGTCGTGAGGGAACAATCACAGAGTTGCCATATGACATCGAGCAGCTTCCAAGCTATAAGTCAGGAAAGGTTCGTAACGTTCATTACGAGGAGTTCGAGAAGCTTTATGCTAATCCACTTCCAGAGGAGAAGGTTGGACCACTTGATATCAACGATGCATTCTGCCAGATGGAAAATGCAAAGAGCGGAATCGGCAGATTGGTTTACAAGATTTTGAAGAAGAAGCTTGATCAGTCATACGAGAAGGGCATTCCTGATTTGAACGTAATGTTCATCTACAACATGCCATTTAGAGCAATGAGTAAGATGACTGGTGGAATGGTTTCCCGCGAGATGACAGAATCAATCGTCACCATTTTCAACGGACACTTCTTCCGCGGATTAGGCGGCGTAATCGGAGGCTTCTTCCGCAACCGTCGTGCAAATGCAAAATACGAAGCTCGTTTACATCAAAACGATTAG
- a CDS encoding SpoIIE family protein phosphatase translates to MKKKVMRIMMIVSSLLLVMFVIITFYITNRVKRILLDNSENSETQVEQYTDKAMRDAVTEQLTATTMGCAYVMNETFRNFAGSVEMIADSATEIYSNPDKYGRAKIEPLEKSDLGRIMGQFVYAEDVNPTDAAVLEELYMIGNLEGSMLAMYEQYPELGAVSIGTETGLMFLAGPVLEERWDADGNYSHLDARKRPWYIGAKETESAYYAEVTPDYDTGRLAIMCGAPIYKEDDFVGVAGAGLYLEGIESMMMNARISDAGTSCVIDRSGKILFSSSNEGELQRESVLGDKGDSVGFNDIVNRASEGKDGLAHMDVNGVRSFVAYYPIETVGWTLISIVPEELVLAPNESLLASLKDNHLKEMHDVQATIGASFLTIIMLIIIIGIAVAVTTNILSNHLVEPIEELTYKVENLDGDQLDFQWNKNTGDEVQKLANSFGLMTERMKEYIVDIKNATAEKERIGTELTLATKIQLGMLPHDFPPFPDRDEFDIFATMTPARKVGGDFYDYFLIDEDHLGLVMADVSGKGIPAALFMMISKTILQSCAMLGKSAGETLTKANEALSANNQTDMFVTVWFGILEISSGKLTCANAGHEYPALKRADGAFELFKDKHGLVIGGMEGIRYKEYEILLNHGDKIFLYTDGVPEATDADVKMYGTSRMIEALNQNPDASPQDIVTIVHNDVNAFVKEAEQFDDLTMMCVEYH, encoded by the coding sequence ATGAAGAAAAAGGTGATGAGAATAATGATGATAGTGTCATCGTTACTTCTTGTTATGTTTGTTATCATCACATTTTATATTACAAACAGGGTCAAAAGGATACTGCTTGATAACTCTGAAAATTCTGAGACTCAGGTTGAGCAGTACACTGATAAAGCCATGCGCGATGCAGTTACGGAGCAGCTTACCGCCACCACAATGGGTTGCGCATACGTAATGAATGAAACCTTCAGAAATTTTGCAGGATCTGTTGAAATGATTGCCGATTCGGCAACCGAGATTTACAGCAATCCAGATAAGTACGGAAGGGCCAAAATCGAGCCTCTGGAGAAATCTGATCTAGGAAGAATCATGGGGCAATTCGTATATGCGGAGGACGTAAATCCTACAGATGCTGCGGTTTTAGAAGAGTTATATATGATTGGCAATCTGGAAGGTAGTATGCTTGCAATGTACGAGCAGTATCCGGAGCTTGGCGCGGTAAGCATCGGTACAGAGACTGGCCTTATGTTTCTTGCAGGTCCAGTGCTTGAAGAGCGATGGGATGCAGATGGTAATTATTCGCATTTGGATGCCAGAAAACGACCTTGGTACATAGGAGCAAAGGAAACTGAAAGTGCGTACTACGCAGAGGTTACCCCTGACTATGATACAGGAAGGCTTGCCATTATGTGTGGAGCTCCAATATACAAGGAAGATGACTTCGTGGGCGTAGCAGGCGCTGGACTTTATCTTGAAGGAATTGAGTCCATGATGATGAATGCCAGAATCAGCGATGCTGGAACCTCCTGTGTAATAGATAGATCAGGTAAAATTCTTTTCTCATCAAGTAATGAAGGAGAACTTCAGAGGGAATCAGTACTAGGAGATAAGGGGGATTCTGTTGGCTTCAACGATATTGTAAACAGAGCCTCAGAAGGCAAGGATGGTCTGGCACACATGGACGTCAATGGCGTTCGAAGCTTCGTGGCCTACTATCCGATAGAAACAGTTGGCTGGACCCTGATATCAATTGTTCCAGAAGAACTTGTTCTTGCTCCTAACGAAAGCCTTTTAGCATCACTGAAGGACAATCACTTGAAAGAGATGCATGATGTTCAGGCCACAATCGGAGCATCATTTCTCACAATTATTATGTTGATTATTATCATAGGTATAGCTGTTGCAGTGACAACTAATATTCTTAGCAACCATTTGGTTGAGCCTATAGAAGAGCTTACCTACAAGGTCGAGAATCTGGATGGTGATCAACTTGATTTCCAGTGGAACAAGAACACTGGTGATGAGGTTCAGAAGCTTGCAAATTCCTTCGGACTAATGACAGAGAGAATGAAGGAATACATCGTGGATATTAAGAATGCCACAGCTGAGAAGGAGAGGATAGGCACGGAGCTCACCCTGGCCACCAAAATTCAGCTTGGTATGCTCCCTCATGATTTTCCACCATTCCCTGACAGGGATGAGTTTGATATTTTTGCAACCATGACTCCTGCAAGAAAGGTTGGCGGCGATTTCTATGATTACTTCCTGATTGACGAAGATCATTTAGGACTTGTCATGGCTGACGTATCAGGAAAGGGAATTCCAGCTGCACTGTTTATGATGATTTCAAAGACCATACTACAGAGCTGTGCGATGCTTGGAAAGTCGGCAGGCGAGACCCTGACAAAGGCCAACGAAGCACTTTCGGCTAACAATCAGACTGACATGTTTGTCACTGTATGGTTTGGAATCCTTGAAATATCAAGTGGAAAGCTTACCTGCGCAAATGCAGGTCACGAATATCCAGCTCTCAAAAGGGCTGACGGTGCCTTCGAATTGTTCAAGGACAAGCACGGTTTGGTCATTGGAGGAATGGAGGGCATACGCTACAAGGAATATGAAATCCTTCTTAATCATGGAGACAAGATATTCCTATACACCGATGGCGTTCCAGAAGCCACCGATGCCGATGTCAAAATGTATGGCACCAGCCGTATGATTGAAGCCCTCAACCAAAACCCTGATGCATCGCCACAGGATATAGTCACCATCGTACACAACGACGTAAATGCTTTCGTAAAGGAAGCAGAGCAATTCGACGACCTTACCATGATGTGCGTCGAGTACCACTGA
- the mnmA gene encoding tRNA 2-thiouridine(34) synthase MnmA — translation MKALIAMSGGVDSSVAALLMKEKNYECVGCTMKLYGNEDVDLSETSTCCSLDDVQDAKDVARKLGMPHYTWNFKEQFREKVIDNFIDCYEHAMTPNPCIECNKHLKFCELYRRAKELGCDKIVTGHYARVRKCDNGYQLLKGKDASKDQSYVLYSMTQDELAHTDFPLGEYSKDEIRKIAESHEFVNANKPDSQDICFVPDGDYVSALKRFTGKEYEPGDFVDMEGKVLGKHKGLVCYTIGQRKGLGISAAYPLYVVRLDTEKNQVVLGKNEDLFSRDVYVENINWIGPDELPETFRCAAKVRYRMSEQPCEVQRVGATAAKIIFDEPQRAITPGQSAVFYDGEVVLGGGIIKH, via the coding sequence ATGAAGGCACTGATAGCAATGAGCGGCGGCGTGGACAGTAGTGTTGCCGCTCTTTTAATGAAAGAAAAGAATTATGAATGTGTAGGCTGTACTATGAAGCTTTACGGCAATGAGGATGTGGATTTGTCTGAGACAAGCACCTGCTGTTCTCTTGATGATGTGCAGGATGCAAAGGATGTTGCAAGAAAGCTTGGCATGCCACACTATACCTGGAATTTCAAGGAGCAGTTCAGGGAGAAGGTAATCGATAATTTCATCGATTGCTACGAGCATGCTATGACACCGAATCCTTGTATCGAGTGTAACAAGCATTTGAAGTTCTGTGAGCTATATCGCAGAGCAAAGGAGCTTGGCTGTGACAAGATTGTAACTGGACATTATGCTCGAGTTCGTAAATGCGATAATGGATACCAGTTGCTTAAGGGAAAGGATGCAAGCAAGGATCAGTCGTATGTACTGTATTCAATGACTCAGGATGAGCTGGCCCATACAGATTTTCCACTTGGTGAGTACTCAAAGGATGAAATCAGAAAGATTGCTGAGAGTCATGAATTCGTAAATGCGAATAAGCCGGATAGTCAGGATATCTGTTTCGTCCCTGATGGAGATTATGTTTCTGCTCTCAAGCGTTTCACAGGAAAGGAATATGAGCCTGGTGATTTCGTGGATATGGAGGGGAAGGTCCTTGGAAAGCACAAGGGACTTGTCTGCTATACAATTGGTCAGCGCAAGGGGCTTGGCATTTCGGCAGCATATCCTCTTTACGTTGTAAGACTTGATACTGAAAAGAATCAGGTGGTTCTTGGTAAGAATGAGGATTTGTTCTCAAGAGATGTTTATGTTGAGAATATCAACTGGATTGGACCAGATGAGTTGCCTGAGACCTTCAGGTGTGCTGCAAAGGTACGCTATAGAATGTCAGAACAGCCATGTGAGGTTCAGCGTGTTGGAGCAACAGCTGCAAAGATTATCTTTGATGAGCCACAGCGCGCCATTACCCCAGGTCAGTCAGCTGTTTTCTATGACGGCGAGGTTGTCCTTGGTGGCGGCATAATAAAACATTAA
- a CDS encoding LytR/AlgR family response regulator transcription factor, producing MYFINMINVCIVEDDLEQANLLKDYISKYESTSKEQFNISYLPDGIDLVDDYNGQFDIILLDIQMKHLDGMAAAEKIRKIDPDVIIIFITSTVQYAVQGYAVDALGYVLKPVPFTQFTQLFDKATTRVKSKRQHVYIKVSVDDKQLKLDCDTVHYVESSRNNVILHCDDEDYVTAGPLKKFEEMLMTHGFSKCHNAYIINLSFVEAVQKEEVILTSGEVLPISRARKKEFMAALTEDIL from the coding sequence ATGTATTTTATTAACATGATTAATGTATGCATAGTTGAAGATGACCTGGAGCAGGCCAATCTTCTGAAGGATTATATAAGTAAATATGAGAGCACCAGTAAGGAGCAGTTTAACATTTCTTATCTGCCAGATGGAATTGATCTTGTGGACGATTATAATGGGCAGTTCGATATTATCCTTTTGGATATTCAGATGAAGCACCTTGATGGCATGGCAGCTGCGGAGAAGATTCGTAAAATCGATCCTGATGTTATTATCATTTTCATTACATCAACAGTTCAGTATGCGGTGCAGGGGTATGCAGTGGACGCGCTTGGTTATGTGCTTAAGCCAGTGCCTTTCACTCAGTTCACCCAGCTTTTTGACAAGGCTACCACTCGTGTAAAGTCAAAGCGCCAGCATGTGTATATTAAGGTTTCGGTGGATGATAAGCAGTTGAAGCTAGATTGCGATACTGTGCATTATGTTGAAAGCTCACGAAACAATGTTATTTTGCATTGCGACGATGAGGACTATGTGACAGCAGGACCTTTGAAGAAGTTTGAAGAGATGCTTATGACCCACGGCTTTAGCAAATGCCACAATGCCTATATTATTAATCTTTCATTTGTGGAGGCTGTTCAGAAGGAGGAGGTTATACTTACTTCTGGAGAGGTGCTTCCTATAAGTAGAGCTAGAAAAAAAGAATTTATGGCTGCTCTGACGGAGGATATTTTATAA
- a CDS encoding folate family ECF transporter S component, protein MKKLRDTKTLTVAAMLTAIGIVLGFFKIPVNQFIEIRFGSMPICLAGMLFGPGVGAVVGALVDIGGYLVKPTGPFFPGFTVSSAVSGIIYGLVLHGRRFTLPRIAVAQTIHMVVVGIILNSYWLNLLYFQNGYIATIVMRLPKELIMLPINIAITYVLIKAVEKVRNRGLIFG, encoded by the coding sequence ATGAAGAAACTTAGAGACACAAAGACACTTACTGTTGCAGCTATGCTTACCGCTATCGGTATAGTATTGGGATTTTTCAAAATCCCCGTGAACCAGTTTATTGAAATCAGATTTGGCTCGATGCCTATCTGTTTGGCTGGTATGCTATTCGGCCCTGGCGTGGGCGCAGTTGTAGGGGCGTTGGTTGATATCGGAGGATATCTGGTGAAGCCAACAGGTCCATTCTTTCCTGGATTTACGGTGAGCTCAGCCGTATCGGGAATAATTTATGGTTTGGTGCTTCACGGCAGAAGATTTACATTGCCTAGAATCGCAGTGGCACAGACAATTCACATGGTGGTCGTTGGAATAATATTGAACAGCTATTGGCTTAATCTTCTTTATTTCCAGAATGGCTACATTGCTACAATAGTGATGCGTTTGCCAAAGGAACTGATTATGCTTCCTATCAATATTGCAATTACTTATGTGTTGATTAAGGCCGTGGAAAAGGTCAGAAACAGAGGGCTGATTTTTGGATAA